A window of Pirellula sp. SH-Sr6A contains these coding sequences:
- a CDS encoding transposase: protein MAYRAEHAVVFDSGMIVGAEITPADTPDTQSLEESLHKAQSHLEAAVSATEIRDVAADKGYHAPNTLNELDEHTNYRTYIPEPKLLGGRNWSKVTRKERKTVQANRRIKKGNKGRNLQRLESEKVERTFALVLKTGGGRRCRLRGIEKVQKRYFLMTAACNLGVVMRMLFGIGTSRGLQGMMRAAFVITRPSKSSWRYSKSFLVLQIATSNI from the coding sequence TTGGCATATAGAGCTGAGCATGCAGTCGTATTCGATTCGGGAATGATCGTCGGCGCGGAGATCACTCCGGCCGATACGCCAGACACGCAATCGCTGGAGGAGAGCCTTCACAAGGCCCAAAGTCACCTGGAAGCTGCTGTCAGCGCAACCGAGATTCGCGATGTTGCCGCGGACAAAGGCTACCATGCGCCCAACACATTGAATGAGTTGGACGAACACACGAACTACCGAACGTACATCCCTGAGCCCAAGTTGCTTGGCGGACGCAATTGGAGCAAGGTCACTCGCAAGGAACGCAAAACGGTTCAGGCGAACCGACGAATAAAGAAAGGGAATAAGGGACGCAATCTTCAGAGGCTGGAAAGCGAGAAAGTGGAAAGAACTTTCGCGCTTGTGCTGAAGACCGGAGGAGGACGTCGATGTCGATTGCGTGGCATCGAGAAGGTTCAAAAGCGTTACTTCTTGATGACAGCGGCTTGCAATCTGGGGGTGGTCATGCGCATGCTGTTCGGAATCGGCACATCGAGGGGCTTACAGGGGATGATGCGGGCGGCTTTTGTTATTACACGGCCTTCCAAGAGCTCATGGAGGTATTCAAAATCGTTCCTGGTGCTTCAGATCGCCACTTCCAACATATGA
- a CDS encoding transposase encodes MELLGDAPISLSIRQFLGLKLTDHSPDHSSLTIIRERLPDTVHESVFEWVLGLASEKKLLGGKTVAVDSTTLEAHAAMKGIICRDAGEDWRSYVICLMRAEGVMKDNELPSDEVIRRFDRKRRRKKYPPRLSTRTRSRSQNRKDERWNNPLGI; translated from the coding sequence ATGGAATTGCTTGGCGATGCGCCGATCAGTTTGTCGATTCGTCAGTTCCTTGGGCTCAAGTTGACCGACCACTCCCCGGATCATTCCTCGTTGACCATTATTCGAGAACGCTTGCCCGACACGGTTCACGAATCGGTTTTCGAATGGGTATTGGGGTTGGCCTCCGAGAAGAAGCTTCTCGGAGGCAAGACCGTAGCTGTCGACTCGACGACGCTCGAAGCCCATGCTGCTATGAAGGGCATCATTTGTCGTGATGCCGGCGAAGACTGGCGATCGTATGTCATTTGTCTGATGCGAGCTGAAGGCGTTATGAAGGACAACGAATTGCCTTCGGATGAAGTGATCCGGCGATTCGATAGGAAACGCCGAAGAAAAAAGTATCCACCACGATTGAGTACGCGGACTCGATCCAGAAGCCAAAATCGCAAGGATGAAAGATGGAACAACCCTCTTGGCATATAG
- a CDS encoding fused response regulator/phosphatase yields the protein MNSPLPIIVIAEDSRVQGRILQQRLNAAGYEAHIGENGVIALQLVQTLKPVVVVSDIEMPKMNGYELCSEIKKCKELRHIPVILLSTLSDAEDIIRGLAAGADNYITKPYDVQFLITRIEDLRSQPVQEYEEEGAASTPVALGGQIYEVRAGRQQTLNLLVSVFENAVEKNKELHRSNEHLVLAKEKLSAWNYELAALNGQLNDLNGRMQRDLRAAARMQQSLLPNEPLAVSGIQVAWDYTPCEELAGDFLNFAKLDENTLGLYVVDVCGHGAASALLAVAIGRVLTPTASATSLLVRFDPLTGRKVVTPPATVIEELNRRFPMDSQGGLHFTILYGLLDLRTNIFRYSCGGHPQPVHVPSGQSPRLLPGEGLAVGWVEDATFDEYTIELESGDRLFLYSDGVPEAMDANLDQFTDQKMLNALQASRSSSVQEQVAHMKSVVEQWCQPKGPLDDVSMLLIEVGCRD from the coding sequence ATGAATTCGCCCCTCCCCATCATTGTTATTGCGGAAGATAGTCGCGTTCAGGGCAGAATTCTGCAACAGCGACTGAATGCAGCAGGCTACGAAGCGCATATCGGCGAGAACGGAGTGATTGCTCTCCAATTAGTGCAGACGCTCAAACCAGTGGTCGTTGTCTCGGATATTGAAATGCCCAAGATGAATGGATATGAGTTGTGCAGCGAGATCAAGAAGTGCAAAGAGCTAAGACACATACCCGTGATTCTGTTGTCGACTCTCAGTGACGCAGAGGACATCATCCGGGGGCTTGCAGCGGGCGCCGACAATTACATTACCAAACCCTATGATGTTCAGTTCTTGATCACAAGGATCGAAGATCTGCGATCCCAACCTGTTCAAGAGTACGAAGAAGAGGGAGCGGCTTCGACTCCGGTCGCTCTCGGAGGTCAGATCTACGAAGTGCGTGCAGGTAGGCAGCAGACTCTGAATCTTCTGGTATCCGTGTTTGAGAACGCGGTGGAGAAAAACAAGGAGTTGCACCGCAGCAATGAACACCTTGTTTTGGCCAAGGAGAAGTTGTCCGCATGGAATTATGAGCTGGCGGCACTCAACGGGCAACTCAACGATCTCAACGGTCGCATGCAGAGAGATTTGCGAGCCGCTGCGAGGATGCAGCAATCGTTGCTTCCCAACGAACCGCTAGCCGTGTCGGGTATTCAAGTTGCTTGGGACTATACTCCGTGCGAAGAGTTGGCGGGCGATTTTCTGAATTTTGCGAAGCTCGACGAGAATACATTGGGATTGTACGTTGTTGATGTGTGTGGACATGGGGCAGCTTCCGCGTTGTTAGCGGTTGCGATTGGTAGGGTTTTAACGCCGACCGCATCTGCGACATCGCTTCTAGTCCGATTCGATCCGTTAACTGGTCGGAAGGTAGTAACACCTCCGGCGACGGTTATTGAGGAATTGAATCGTCGATTTCCGATGGACAGTCAGGGAGGACTGCATTTCACGATTTTGTATGGGTTGCTTGATCTTCGCACCAATATTTTTCGCTATTCATGCGGAGGTCATCCGCAGCCGGTGCATGTTCCATCGGGGCAATCGCCGAGGCTCTTGCCCGGTGAAGGGTTAGCGGTTGGATGGGTAGAAGATGCCACGTTTGATGAGTATACGATTGAGTTGGAGTCAGGTGATCGACTCTTTTTATACTCCGACGGAGTACCTGAAGCGATGGATGCGAACCTCGATCAGTTTACGGATCAGAAGATGCTCAACGCGCTCCAAGCGAGTCGGAGTTCATCGGTGCAAGAGCAGGTAGCCCACATGAAGAGTGTCGTCGAGCAATGGTGCCAACCGAAGGGCCCTCTGGACGATGTGTCCATGTTGCTTATCGAAGTTGGATGCAGAGACTGA
- a CDS encoding chemotaxis response regulator protein-glutamate methylesterase gives MTTKIMIVDDSSLYQQLVKNVLRSLEDVEIVGQAKTGREALAKIPDLQPDLLTLDVQMPDMNGLELLKEIRRRRMPVKAIMLSSLTAQGTQVTTDALLAGAFDFIHKPNSSDATASRQELHNLLNEKIVAFQQSRKTSMPARRSNTPVATWDKAKASNVDVPQTLESLETNAGSGAITSSVEAAQQPNRIDAVVIGTSTGGPMALRELIPKLPSDLGVPVFVVQHMPPKYTQSLALRLSEASTLPVLEAVDGMRVEPNQVYIAPGGLHMGIETVMGKPVIRTSNEAHEHNCRPAVDYTLRSACNFYRGNLLGVILTGMGRDGTAGCRNVKESGGTVFAQHPEGCTVYGMPKVIVEEQLADRVIPLEKMASWIIRFVEKSRC, from the coding sequence ATGACAACCAAAATCATGATTGTCGATGACTCGAGTCTCTATCAACAACTTGTGAAAAATGTTCTTCGAAGTTTGGAGGATGTCGAGATTGTCGGCCAAGCGAAGACGGGACGCGAAGCTCTGGCGAAGATCCCCGATCTGCAACCAGATCTTTTAACTCTCGATGTTCAAATGCCGGATATGAATGGGCTTGAGCTTTTAAAAGAGATTCGGCGTCGTCGCATGCCAGTCAAAGCGATTATGCTGAGCAGTTTAACGGCTCAAGGGACGCAAGTTACAACAGATGCATTGCTTGCAGGCGCTTTTGATTTCATACACAAGCCGAATTCTTCGGACGCAACCGCCAGCCGCCAGGAGCTTCACAATCTGCTTAACGAGAAGATTGTGGCTTTCCAGCAGAGTCGAAAGACTTCGATGCCGGCCCGTCGTAGCAACACACCTGTGGCTACATGGGATAAAGCGAAAGCGTCGAACGTAGACGTTCCTCAAACGCTGGAATCACTGGAAACGAATGCTGGAAGCGGTGCGATCACGAGTTCGGTTGAAGCGGCGCAACAGCCTAATCGAATCGACGCGGTGGTGATCGGTACATCTACCGGAGGGCCTATGGCATTGCGAGAGTTGATTCCCAAACTTCCAAGCGATCTTGGTGTTCCCGTTTTCGTCGTCCAGCATATGCCTCCCAAGTACACACAGTCCCTGGCCTTGAGATTGAGCGAGGCAAGTACATTGCCTGTCCTTGAGGCTGTTGATGGAATGCGTGTTGAACCCAATCAAGTATATATTGCACCAGGAGGGTTACATATGGGGATTGAGACTGTCATGGGAAAGCCAGTCATTCGCACCTCGAACGAAGCGCACGAGCACAATTGCCGACCAGCTGTCGACTACACGCTTCGATCAGCTTGCAATTTCTACAGGGGGAATTTGCTTGGAGTGATATTAACGGGCATGGGACGCGATGGAACCGCCGGATGTAGAAATGTCAAGGAGTCGGGTGGAACTGTCTTTGCACAGCATCCTGAAGGATGCACGGTGTACGGAATGCCCAAAGTCATTGTCGAAGAGCAATTGGCCGATCGCGTAATTCCGTTAGAGAAGATGGCGTCATGGATTATTCGATTCGTAGAGAAATCTCGATGCTAA
- a CDS encoding response regulator: MTKRVLIVDDAMIMRMRIREAAIEAGWEVAAEAADGFQAIELYRLHRPDLVTMDIVMPIADGVEALRTIRIDDTNARVCMISAVNQQSKLSECIRLGAIDFLIKPVDKKQLASLFEKQGR, translated from the coding sequence ATGACCAAACGAGTACTCATTGTGGATGATGCCATGATCATGCGGATGCGCATTCGAGAAGCGGCCATCGAAGCAGGGTGGGAGGTTGCCGCGGAAGCGGCGGATGGTTTTCAAGCGATCGAGCTTTATCGCCTGCATCGCCCCGACCTCGTCACCATGGACATCGTCATGCCAATTGCCGACGGGGTAGAAGCATTGCGTACGATTCGCATCGACGACACAAACGCACGCGTCTGCATGATCAGCGCTGTAAATCAACAGAGCAAATTGTCCGAATGCATCCGGTTGGGAGCGATCGATTTCCTAATCAAACCTGTTGATAAGAAGCAGCTGGCAAGCCTATTCGAGAAGCAAGGACGATAG
- a CDS encoding chemotaxis protein CheD: MSNVPDSEGKFIKMAQIGVLQTQGKLRTLLGSCVGIALFDKKLKLIGLAHVVMPCSMGTSDSPGKYADTAIPEMIRRMNKLACGSKLFLTAKIAGGANMFSYTTASPSATIGEQNILAVEESLAKEQIPVLGRHLGGSFGRRMVVDAESGIAHIHVVGYATVQF, encoded by the coding sequence TTGAGCAACGTACCGGATTCGGAAGGGAAATTCATCAAGATGGCTCAGATCGGAGTCTTGCAAACTCAAGGCAAACTGAGGACCCTCTTGGGATCATGTGTGGGCATTGCTTTGTTCGATAAGAAACTAAAGTTGATTGGGTTGGCCCATGTCGTCATGCCTTGTTCGATGGGCACAAGCGACTCGCCTGGGAAGTATGCAGACACTGCGATTCCAGAGATGATTCGACGGATGAACAAACTTGCTTGCGGCTCCAAGCTTTTCTTGACGGCAAAAATTGCAGGAGGCGCAAACATGTTTTCCTACACAACCGCCAGTCCATCTGCGACCATCGGAGAACAGAATATTCTCGCTGTCGAGGAGTCGTTGGCGAAGGAACAAATACCTGTGCTGGGAAGGCATTTAGGTGGGAGTTTTGGTCGTCGCATGGTCGTCGACGCCGAGTCGGGGATTGCGCACATTCATGTTGTTGGCTATGCGACGGTTCAGTTTTGA
- a CDS encoding chemotaxis protein CheA, with translation MSDDFNFSTGMPSDEMTEYIQMFVDETSEQLDSLVEVLLILESEPESTEQLTESFRLVHSIKGASAMMGLDSITLLTHHLENHFENLRSGSRKLDKTLMNLILKCVDFLRNAVELVREGRPLVSNPELIEQLASFDSMSPLPEPKVSTVGLHSSAAEDESVVVSLTESRQDRRFRRLTIYFDQSIELPELKAELILARLSDVAVIHRSSPDIDELGAVAELRTLQVWLASTQEDDVLQSAADIVGVDFIELDLVESVSEESSNLQQHVSLQSLDEKPTDEPEVVSVVADSSERSEQRPSVDGTKEVSTKGTETLRVDIQRLDRLMNLAGELVVNRARLVQLASQMNETFKKSGLLSQLRDLCDLLRHSPLTIPATIEAGGCADVEDSSLESDLGERQAKVPSIVSAIEDQLHTLEQGRRSFMQMKEAIDQFSQISDGLQRGVLDTRMVPIGPLFSRFKRTVRDISSELGKKVHFVIRGEKTELDKRMIDELGDPLVHLVRNAIDHGLEPEAVRLEQSKPEAGTLILEAAHSGNQVQITISDDGGGINTDKVKHRAMERGLITALEAESMSEHEISQFIWSPGFSTADVVSDISGRGVGMDIVKTRIHELNGTIEVSSELNKGTRFIIRLPLTLAIIRSLLFQLQQGIFAAPIENVREIVSIRERDIVTVHGRDSIEIRGEFLPLVRIEDIFDWHEMGYPSVIDSTEEADSSGEGRSVLILTSGAKSMGLVVRELKGSQHIVVKSLEENFVPIRGLAGASILGDGSVCLLLDVASCVELARQRLRDKAFRRSMANT, from the coding sequence GTGAGTGACGACTTTAACTTCTCTACCGGTATGCCGTCCGATGAAATGACGGAGTATATCCAGATGTTCGTGGATGAGACATCCGAGCAGCTCGATAGTTTGGTAGAGGTATTGTTGATTCTGGAGAGTGAACCGGAGAGCACGGAGCAGCTTACCGAATCGTTCCGATTGGTTCACTCGATCAAAGGTGCTTCGGCCATGATGGGTCTCGATAGCATCACCTTGCTGACACACCATCTCGAAAATCATTTTGAGAATCTTCGATCTGGATCGCGGAAGCTCGACAAAACGCTGATGAATTTGATTTTGAAGTGTGTCGACTTTCTTCGCAATGCAGTCGAATTGGTTCGAGAAGGGCGCCCTCTCGTCAGTAATCCGGAACTCATCGAACAGCTTGCAAGCTTCGATTCTATGTCGCCTCTCCCGGAGCCAAAGGTATCGACGGTTGGGCTGCATTCCTCAGCGGCGGAGGACGAGTCAGTTGTCGTCTCGCTTACCGAGTCACGGCAAGATAGGCGATTCAGGAGGCTTACGATATACTTCGACCAGTCGATTGAGCTCCCCGAACTCAAAGCAGAGTTGATCTTGGCTAGGCTAAGCGACGTGGCGGTTATTCATCGCTCAAGTCCGGATATCGATGAATTGGGTGCAGTCGCAGAATTGAGAACCTTGCAGGTCTGGTTGGCATCAACTCAAGAGGATGATGTATTGCAATCGGCCGCGGATATCGTCGGTGTCGATTTCATTGAATTGGATCTTGTCGAGTCGGTCTCCGAGGAGTCTTCAAATTTACAGCAACACGTCTCTTTACAGTCGCTGGACGAAAAACCAACAGATGAGCCCGAAGTCGTTTCGGTGGTTGCGGATTCAAGCGAACGATCGGAGCAGAGGCCGTCTGTCGACGGGACAAAAGAAGTGTCCACGAAGGGGACGGAAACACTTCGAGTGGACATCCAACGTCTCGACCGACTGATGAACTTAGCAGGGGAACTCGTCGTCAATCGTGCACGTCTCGTTCAACTGGCCTCCCAGATGAATGAGACATTCAAAAAGTCGGGATTGCTTTCGCAGTTGCGCGACTTGTGCGATTTGTTGCGACACTCTCCCCTGACGATTCCAGCAACCATTGAGGCAGGTGGATGTGCGGACGTCGAAGATTCTTCGCTCGAATCGGATCTTGGCGAGCGTCAAGCGAAGGTTCCGTCGATTGTATCTGCGATCGAAGACCAGTTGCATACGCTCGAGCAAGGCCGCCGCAGTTTCATGCAGATGAAAGAGGCCATCGATCAGTTCTCGCAAATCTCAGACGGCTTGCAGCGAGGTGTGCTAGATACTCGCATGGTTCCGATAGGACCTCTATTCAGCCGGTTCAAACGGACCGTTCGGGATATCTCATCGGAGCTCGGCAAGAAAGTCCATTTCGTTATCCGAGGTGAAAAGACCGAGCTTGATAAGCGAATGATCGATGAACTGGGAGACCCTCTCGTTCACTTGGTACGAAACGCGATCGACCATGGATTGGAACCCGAGGCTGTGCGTCTCGAACAATCGAAACCCGAAGCTGGTACATTAATCTTGGAGGCAGCACACAGCGGAAACCAAGTTCAAATCACGATTTCCGATGATGGGGGAGGAATCAATACGGACAAAGTGAAACACCGCGCAATGGAAAGAGGACTTATCACAGCACTGGAAGCCGAGAGCATGTCCGAACACGAAATCTCGCAGTTCATTTGGTCTCCCGGTTTCAGCACGGCTGATGTTGTATCAGACATATCGGGACGCGGGGTCGGGATGGACATTGTAAAAACCCGAATCCACGAATTGAATGGAACGATCGAGGTCTCGTCCGAGCTGAACAAGGGGACTAGGTTTATCATTCGTTTACCACTCACCTTGGCAATCATAAGAAGCCTCTTGTTTCAGCTTCAGCAAGGGATCTTCGCTGCGCCGATCGAGAATGTTCGCGAGATCGTTTCTATTCGTGAAAGGGACATTGTGACCGTGCACGGACGGGACTCGATCGAGATTCGAGGGGAGTTTCTCCCACTCGTTCGCATCGAGGACATCTTCGATTGGCATGAGATGGGGTATCCGAGTGTGATAGACTCCACGGAGGAAGCTGACTCAAGCGGAGAGGGCAGAAGTGTACTCATATTGACCTCAGGAGCCAAATCAATGGGATTGGTGGTAAGGGAGCTCAAGGGATCGCAACACATCGTCGTGAAATCATTGGAGGAGAATTTTGTTCCAATCCGAGGTCTGGCAGGTGCGAGTATATTGGGGGATGGGTCGGTATGCCTGCTGCTCGATGTTGCTTCTTGTGTCGAGCTAGCTCGACAACGACTTCGAGATAAAGCGTTTCGGCGATCGATGGCGAACACATGA
- a CDS encoding CheR family methyltransferase encodes MNELERLTPQQFELFQEFIYSRCGIKIDLSKITLVSNRIRRRLQPSNCEDFDAYYRFIRSKAGKSELVEFFNAITTNETSFFRTASNFAWLKNEYLPQLLREKSEGKRSPVLRIWSAACSSGEEPYSIAMCLSEEARIVREWDVQIVGTDISETSLGRAREAVYTERTMQELDSNRISKHFSEESSNQYRLRPAIARMVSFSNHNLMEPFPAKPFDCIWIRNVLIYFDRVSKAKVIENLVQSLVSGGYLVVGPSEGIYDMLGMLQKRNTFLYQKQ; translated from the coding sequence ATGAACGAATTGGAACGACTTACGCCTCAACAATTCGAGTTGTTTCAGGAGTTCATCTATAGCCGATGCGGCATCAAAATTGATTTATCGAAGATCACCTTGGTAAGTAATCGAATACGCCGTCGTTTGCAGCCATCAAATTGCGAGGATTTCGATGCTTACTACCGCTTCATTCGATCCAAAGCGGGCAAATCGGAATTGGTTGAGTTCTTTAACGCAATCACGACCAATGAAACCTCTTTTTTCCGGACGGCTAGCAACTTTGCATGGTTAAAGAATGAGTATCTGCCACAGCTACTGAGGGAGAAGAGCGAAGGGAAGAGATCCCCAGTACTCCGCATTTGGTCCGCTGCCTGTAGCTCCGGCGAAGAACCATACTCCATCGCCATGTGCTTAAGCGAAGAGGCAAGAATCGTTCGAGAGTGGGATGTGCAAATCGTCGGCACGGATATCAGCGAAACCTCGCTAGGGCGGGCTCGCGAAGCTGTCTATACCGAGCGAACAATGCAGGAGCTTGATTCCAATCGAATATCGAAGCACTTCTCAGAAGAATCTTCTAACCAATATCGATTACGTCCCGCGATCGCTCGGATGGTATCGTTCTCGAATCATAATTTAATGGAACCATTCCCTGCGAAGCCATTCGATTGCATCTGGATTCGCAACGTTTTGATTTACTTTGATCGTGTATCCAAAGCAAAGGTGATTGAAAACCTCGTTCAATCGCTTGTAAGTGGAGGTTACTTGGTCGTAGGTCCATCCGAGGGGATATACGACATGCTCGGAATGCTCCAAAAGCGAAACACTTTTCTTTATCAAAAGCAATGA
- a CDS encoding methyl-accepting chemotaxis protein: MAESNKSKTNSIRRKPVKKTASPKPNATNSQASKSDMFDAFCRSMAMIEFTVDGTILWANDNFLQTIGYSLDEVKGRHHSLFVDPEFRTTSAYRDFWFELGQGVPKVGRFKRYGKGGKEIFLQAAYSPVIDVNGTTTKVVKLAADVTSDALREFRSKEREEAVQASQSEEKRILEEKVNELSIAVDAASKGDLTQKVTVGGSDDMGRLGSSLSKMICDLRSIIGEVMAAAQQQNEGARTIAESSVNLSDGAQSQAASVEEMTASVEQIIEAIEIISKNANTATTKATETSKLAKGSGVTVDEAVNAMKLIQKSSEQINEIIQVMSEIASQTNLLALNAAIEAARAGEHGLGFAVVADEVRKLAERSSEAAKEITKLIKESSRRVEEGASLSQKVGDSLNKILKSVDDTAEGIGQIASSTEALAANAQEVKIAIRSVSETTESNAAASEEMAASAEQLGAQAQSLRDLIAKFRI, translated from the coding sequence ATGGCTGAAAGCAACAAATCCAAAACCAATAGCATTCGTCGAAAGCCGGTGAAAAAGACAGCTTCTCCCAAACCAAACGCTACGAACTCTCAAGCGTCGAAGAGCGACATGTTCGATGCGTTTTGTCGTTCCATGGCAATGATCGAGTTCACGGTTGATGGGACCATTCTCTGGGCGAATGACAATTTTCTTCAAACCATCGGCTATAGCCTCGATGAGGTCAAGGGGCGTCATCACAGCTTGTTCGTCGACCCCGAATTTCGAACGACGTCGGCCTATCGAGATTTCTGGTTCGAGCTTGGCCAGGGCGTTCCCAAGGTTGGAAGATTCAAGCGTTATGGAAAGGGAGGAAAGGAAATATTTCTGCAAGCCGCTTATAGTCCCGTCATCGACGTAAATGGAACCACGACCAAAGTTGTGAAGTTAGCCGCAGATGTCACGTCGGACGCACTTCGAGAGTTTAGATCCAAAGAGAGGGAAGAGGCTGTTCAAGCGTCCCAATCGGAAGAAAAGCGCATCCTAGAGGAAAAAGTGAACGAGCTTTCCATCGCGGTCGATGCGGCATCCAAGGGGGACTTGACTCAAAAAGTGACGGTCGGCGGCAGCGATGACATGGGCCGGCTGGGAAGCAGCCTCAGCAAAATGATCTGTGATCTTCGATCGATCATCGGCGAGGTGATGGCTGCAGCACAACAACAAAACGAAGGAGCAAGAACGATCGCCGAAAGCAGCGTGAATTTGAGTGATGGGGCTCAATCCCAAGCCGCTTCGGTGGAAGAGATGACTGCCAGCGTCGAACAAATCATCGAAGCAATCGAGATCATTTCAAAAAACGCGAACACAGCAACAACGAAGGCTACGGAGACATCCAAGCTTGCAAAAGGGAGTGGCGTCACGGTCGACGAAGCCGTGAACGCAATGAAGCTTATTCAGAAATCCAGTGAACAGATCAACGAGATCATCCAAGTGATGAGCGAGATTGCGAGTCAAACCAATTTGCTGGCGCTCAATGCGGCGATCGAAGCTGCACGCGCCGGCGAGCATGGCCTTGGGTTTGCCGTGGTTGCCGACGAGGTTCGGAAATTGGCAGAGCGATCGAGCGAAGCCGCGAAAGAGATTACAAAACTGATCAAGGAATCATCGAGACGGGTCGAAGAAGGGGCTAGCCTCTCGCAAAAAGTCGGCGACTCCTTGAATAAAATCTTGAAGTCCGTCGACGACACCGCAGAGGGTATCGGTCAGATCGCGTCATCCACCGAGGCGCTGGCAGCCAATGCACAGGAAGTGAAGATTGCCATTCGCAGTGTATCGGAAACGACCGAGTCCAATGCAGCAGCGTCAGAAGAGATGGCCGCCAGTGCTGAGCAATTGGGAGCCCAAGCTCAGAGTTTAAGAGACTTGATCGCGAAGTTTCGCATTTAG
- a CDS encoding chemotaxis protein CheW: MKTTNVVSDNITRDVSQFVAFRIEDQTYAFPIGQIQEIVILGHVTRTPQVPDYVEGVANLRGSIIPVINLRKLFGLAPKPADADTRTMVVNVGKRVIGCTVDTVTQVIRIAHDAVHMAPDTVTGQGSSYISGFARVGEQLIVLLDVIELLSPQKLERVSSLMVPEIPRHSPD, encoded by the coding sequence TTGAAGACCACAAACGTCGTTTCCGACAATATCACGCGGGACGTTTCTCAGTTTGTAGCGTTCCGGATTGAGGATCAAACGTATGCTTTTCCGATCGGTCAGATCCAGGAGATTGTGATACTCGGTCACGTCACCAGAACGCCGCAAGTTCCCGACTATGTTGAGGGCGTTGCAAATCTCCGCGGTTCGATCATTCCCGTGATCAATCTACGCAAATTGTTTGGTCTGGCACCCAAACCGGCGGATGCTGATACGCGCACCATGGTGGTGAACGTCGGTAAACGAGTCATCGGTTGTACCGTCGACACGGTAACCCAAGTCATACGGATCGCTCACGATGCTGTGCATATGGCGCCAGATACGGTCACAGGACAAGGCTCCAGTTATATTTCCGGCTTCGCACGTGTCGGTGAGCAACTGATCGTTCTTCTCGATGTCATTGAACTTCTTTCCCCCCAGAAGCTGGAGCGAGTGAGTTCTCTGATGGTTCCTGAAATACCCCGACATTCCCCTGACTGA
- a CDS encoding XRE family transcriptional regulator, with translation MIRNLRGKDRLYAVSNHQSALSALGMKMAWLAIPTEQFQATIATQKAQRSIDHSQEIAALGSQAYGFILLNPILP, from the coding sequence GTGATTCGAAATCTCAGAGGTAAGGACAGGCTTTACGCCGTTTCCAATCATCAGTCCGCTCTTTCCGCACTCGGAATGAAGATGGCTTGGTTGGCGATCCCAACAGAACAATTCCAAGCTACGATCGCCACGCAAAAAGCTCAGCGGTCGATCGACCATTCACAGGAAATCGCAGCTTTAGGATCCCAAGCCTACGGTTTCATACTCCTGAATCCAATTCTGCCGTAA